From the genome of Palaemon carinicauda isolate YSFRI2023 chromosome 6, ASM3689809v2, whole genome shotgun sequence, one region includes:
- the LOC137642934 gene encoding uncharacterized protein — MAKLLKPSRLDTDPSSSNAAQEWKHWHRTFTNFIGESGEAAPDKNVLATRRQQSGESIDEFLRELHKLSKDCNFQPVTAEQYRQELVRDAFINGIASVFIRQQLLENKSLNLKTAHSQAPTNISVNGHSLKALVDSCSSDSFICEEEVAQRLKRTVVPASSAVSMASKSFNASSPGFVIADLVHLDQRYPCIQLGVLKDLCCDVILDYDFQKQHQSMSFQYEGKRQSLKITGAKPVCLLATADIDEPSLFPNLPQQCKPIAVKSRRYSQDDQLFVKDQISHLLSEGIIEPSISPWRAQVVVVKDPLDRHKKRLCIDYSQTINQYT, encoded by the exons ATGGCTAAGTTACTGAAGCCATCCAGACTGGATACGGATCCCAGCTCGTCCAATGCAGCCCAAGAGTGGAAGCACTGGCATAGAACATTCACTAATTTCATAGGAGAAAGTGGAGAAGCTGCACCAGACAA AAATGTTTTAGCGACACGACGACAGCAGTCAGGAGAATCCATTGACGAATTTCTGCGTGAGTTACATAAACTTAGCAAAGACTGCAACTTCCAGCCAGTCACAGCAGAACAATATCGGCAAGAGCTAGTACGTGATGCATTTATCAATGGTATTGCCTCAGTATTTATTCGTCAGCAGTTACTAGAGAATAAGTCACTGAATCTGAAAACTGCACACAGTCAAGCTC CTACAAACATCAGTGTAAATGGCCACTCATTGAAGGCACTTGTTGATTCTTGTAGCTCAGATAGTTTTATATGTGAGGAAGAAGTCGCACAGAGACTAAAACGGACAGTAGTCCCTGCAAGCTCAGCGGTCTCAATGGCATCAAAATCGTTCAATGCTAGTTCCCCTGGATTTGTCATAGCAGACTTGGTTCACCTTGATCAGAGATATCCCTGTATACAGCTCGGGGTCCTGAAGGATTTGTGTTGTGATGTCATTTTGGATTATGATTTCCAAAAGCAACACCAGAGCATGAGTTTTCAATATGAAGGGAAAAGACAAAGTTTGAAGATAACTGGCGCCAAACCTGTTTGTTTACTAGCGACAGCTGACATCGATGAACCGTCATTGTTTCCGAACTTACCTCAACAGTGTAAACCCATTGCAGTCAAATCCAGACGCTATAGTCAAGATGACCAGCTGTTTGTAAAAGACCAAATTTCACATTTACTATCTGAAGGTATCATCGAACcaagtatatccccttggagggcaCAGGTTGTAGTAGTCAAAGATCCACTTGACAGGCATAAAAAGAGACTTTGTATTGATTATTCCCAGACCATTAACCAATACACATAA